In Deltaproteobacteria bacterium GWC2_55_46, a single window of DNA contains:
- a CDS encoding tRNA (adenosine(37)-N6)-threonylcarbamoyltransferase complex transferase subunit TsaD, with protein MLVLGIESSCDDTAAALVEDGRKVLSSVVSSQEAIHARYGGVVPELASRAHIEAIVPVVEGALSSAGVSLDDIDGVAVTQGPGLVGSILIGLSFAKSLSYVRGLPLTGVNHIEAHAHAAFLMDKGEDKEPPAFPFVALIVSGGHTTLLLFEDFTRYRILGQTLDDSAGEALDKVAKLLGLGYPGGVAIDALSREGSRDAITFPRPLLGKGNLDFSFSGLKTAMLTYVKGLKALPVDGLLADLSASFQESVVDVLVTKALWAVEATGARNLVVAGGVASNSRFRESLQAIALEKGLKLFIPPPGFCTDNAAMVASLGYRQLGAGKLAGLDLNAKPTWEGF; from the coding sequence ATGCTTGTACTCGGAATAGAATCGTCCTGTGACGACACGGCCGCCGCTTTGGTGGAAGACGGGCGCAAGGTGCTATCCTCTGTAGTATCGTCACAGGAGGCGATACACGCCAGATACGGGGGCGTGGTCCCCGAGCTCGCCTCTCGCGCCCACATAGAGGCGATAGTCCCTGTCGTGGAAGGTGCGCTTTCCTCCGCGGGGGTATCCCTTGACGATATCGATGGGGTGGCGGTAACGCAGGGGCCGGGGCTCGTCGGCTCCATCCTTATAGGCCTTTCCTTCGCCAAGTCGCTCTCATATGTTCGAGGCCTTCCCCTTACCGGTGTAAACCACATCGAGGCGCATGCCCACGCGGCCTTTCTTATGGATAAGGGCGAAGATAAGGAGCCTCCGGCCTTCCCGTTCGTCGCGCTCATAGTCTCGGGCGGGCACACGACCCTTCTTTTATTCGAGGATTTCACAAGATACAGGATACTCGGCCAGACGCTCGACGATTCCGCGGGAGAGGCCCTTGACAAGGTCGCGAAGCTATTGGGGCTCGGCTATCCGGGCGGGGTCGCGATAGATGCCCTCTCAAGGGAGGGTTCAAGGGACGCGATAACGTTTCCCAGGCCGCTCCTCGGTAAAGGTAACCTTGACTTCAGCTTCAGCGGCTTGAAGACCGCGATGCTGACATATGTTAAAGGGCTTAAAGCTCTTCCCGTCGACGGGTTGCTTGCCGACCTCTCGGCGAGCTTCCAGGAGTCTGTCGTCGACGTCCTCGTGACAAAAGCCCTCTGGGCCGTCGAGGCCACCGGCGCGAGGAACCTCGTGGTGGCCGGAGGGGTTGCCTCCAACTCAAGGTTCAGGGAGAGCTTGCAGGCAATCGCCCTGGAAAAAGGCTTGAAGCTCTTTATACCGCCTCCGGGGTTCTGCACCGATAACGCCGCGATGGTCGCTTCCCTCGGGTACCGCCAGCTTGGCGCAGGGAAGCTGGCCGGGCTCGATCTCAACGCCAAGCCCACCTGGGAGGGTTTTTAG
- a CDS encoding deoxyadenosine kinase, giving the protein MEKSRYIAIEGPIGVGKSSLVDLLARELGGRTLMEAVDDNPFLPRFYGDIKKYAFQTQLFFLLSRYQQQKEMFQQELFNTSVVSDYLFAKDRIFAYLNLDENELCLYEQVYRLLDTRIPKPDLVIYLQASTEVLLERIAGRNIDYEKHVREEYLERLVDAYNRYFFYYSDTPLLVVNTTEIDFVNNPDDLSSLVKEIRSMKGGSQHYIPIASS; this is encoded by the coding sequence ATGGAAAAATCAAGATACATAGCTATTGAAGGCCCCATTGGGGTCGGGAAATCAAGCCTTGTTGATCTGCTTGCCAGGGAGCTTGGCGGAAGGACCCTGATGGAGGCGGTCGACGACAACCCGTTCCTTCCAAGGTTCTACGGGGACATAAAGAAGTATGCCTTCCAGACCCAGCTCTTCTTTCTCCTCTCCCGCTACCAGCAGCAAAAGGAGATGTTCCAGCAGGAGCTTTTCAACACCTCTGTCGTCTCCGATTATCTCTTTGCCAAGGACAGGATATTCGCCTACTTGAACCTCGACGAGAACGAGCTATGCCTCTACGAGCAGGTCTACAGGCTCCTTGACACAAGGATACCCAAGCCGGACCTGGTGATATACCTTCAAGCCTCTACGGAGGTGCTCCTTGAAAGGATAGCCGGGAGGAATATCGACTACGAAAAGCATGTCAGGGAGGAGTACCTTGAGAGGCTTGTGGACGCATACAACAGGTACTTCTTCTATTACAGCGACACGCCTCTTCTGGTCGTCAACACGACCGAGATAGACTTCGTCAACAACCCCGACGACCTTTCAAGCCTCGTAAAGGAGATAAGGTCTATGAAGGGCGGCTCCCAGCATTACATACCTATCGCGTCAAGCTGA
- a CDS encoding pantoate--beta-alanine ligase: protein MRVISKVREMQGASVAARARGQEVVLVPTMGFLHDGHRELLRRGRALGDLLVLSVFVNPAQFGPKEDLGAYPRDLEGDLKMAAEEGVDIAFVPTAGEMYPEGYQSYVDVEELSRHLCGASRPGHFRGVATVVLKLLNTVLPHKAVFGRKDFQQLRVIERMVEDLDMPVEIIGVETVREGDGLAMSSRNSYLSADERRAASVIPAALKEAREAAAGGERDCRVIVEKVKKIIEKERLAVIDYIKVSSGATLEEIDRIEGDALLFLAVKIGRARLIDNLRLA from the coding sequence ATAAGGGTAATAAGTAAAGTAAGGGAGATGCAGGGGGCATCGGTCGCGGCGCGCGCAAGGGGGCAGGAGGTGGTCCTCGTGCCTACCATGGGCTTTCTCCACGACGGGCACAGGGAGCTACTGCGGCGCGGCAGGGCCCTTGGAGACCTCCTTGTCCTGAGTGTATTCGTCAACCCGGCGCAGTTCGGTCCGAAGGAGGACCTTGGGGCATACCCGAGGGACCTTGAAGGGGACCTCAAGATGGCCGCCGAGGAGGGTGTCGACATCGCCTTCGTGCCGACGGCCGGGGAGATGTACCCGGAGGGCTATCAGAGCTATGTGGACGTGGAGGAGCTCTCCCGGCACCTCTGCGGCGCCTCGAGGCCCGGACACTTCAGAGGGGTCGCAACCGTTGTTCTTAAGCTCCTGAATACGGTTCTTCCCCACAAGGCCGTTTTCGGCAGGAAGGACTTCCAGCAGCTTCGGGTCATAGAGCGGATGGTAGAGGACCTCGATATGCCTGTAGAGATAATCGGGGTGGAGACAGTGCGTGAAGGCGACGGGCTGGCGATGAGCTCGAGGAACTCGTACCTGAGCGCGGACGAAAGAAGGGCGGCTTCTGTCATCCCGGCGGCCCTCAAAGAGGCGAGGGAAGCGGCCGCGGGGGGGGAGAGGGACTGTCGCGTAATAGTCGAAAAGGTGAAAAAAATCATAGAGAAAGAGCGCCTGGCCGTGATAGACTATATAAAAGTCTCCAGCGGCGCAACACTTGAGGAGATCGACCGGATAGAAGGGGACGCTCTTCTTTTTCTGGCTGTGAAGATAGGCAGGGCAAGGCTCATAGACAACCTGAGACTTGCCTGA
- a CDS encoding ribosomal RNA small subunit methyltransferase A, with product MGPRDERAGVRPKKRFGQHFLTDRNIVRKIVEAAGVAPGDHVLEIGPGTGMLTAGLIEAGAKVLAIEVDRELAEGLKGRFQPDSFEVMTVDALKLSYRGLASERNVKYKLVANLPYYISGPILSKLLEEREAFSIMVLMFQKEVATRLASGPGSRDYGILSVIAQAFTDVKKEFDVPSRLFFPKPKVDSSVLSFRVLDGPRIALDDEAFFKKVVRGAFGSRRKMLINSLTIPGLEKKEIGEALLEASIDQSRRGETLNLNEFGRLAHALYLRKKA from the coding sequence ATGGGGCCCAGGGATGAAAGAGCAGGGGTGCGCCCGAAGAAGCGGTTCGGCCAGCACTTCCTGACAGACAGGAATATAGTCAGGAAGATAGTCGAGGCCGCTGGTGTCGCTCCGGGCGACCATGTCCTCGAGATAGGCCCCGGCACAGGCATGCTCACGGCCGGGCTTATCGAGGCCGGGGCAAAGGTGCTTGCCATAGAGGTCGATCGAGAGCTTGCGGAAGGGCTCAAGGGAAGGTTCCAGCCGGATAGCTTCGAGGTTATGACCGTGGACGCGTTAAAGCTCTCGTACAGAGGGCTTGCCAGTGAGCGCAATGTAAAATACAAGCTGGTCGCGAACCTGCCCTACTACATATCAGGCCCGATACTCTCGAAGCTGCTGGAGGAACGGGAAGCCTTTTCGATAATGGTGCTCATGTTCCAGAAGGAGGTCGCAACACGCCTGGCCTCAGGGCCGGGGAGCCGCGACTACGGCATACTTTCTGTCATCGCCCAGGCCTTCACCGACGTCAAAAAGGAGTTCGACGTCCCAAGCCGCCTCTTCTTTCCCAAGCCAAAGGTTGACTCTTCAGTTTTAAGCTTCCGGGTGCTCGATGGGCCCAGGATAGCTCTTGACGACGAGGCCTTCTTTAAAAAGGTCGTGAGGGGCGCGTTCGGGAGCAGGCGCAAGATGCTCATCAACTCTTTGACTATCCCCGGCCTTGAAAAGAAGGAGATCGGGGAAGCTCTTCTTGAGGCCTCGATAGACCAGTCCAGGCGGGGAGAGACCTTAAACCTCAATGAATTCGGTAGGTTGGCCCATGCACTCTATTTAAGGAAAAAGGCGTAG
- a CDS encoding aspartate 1-decarboxylase, whose translation MQRVMLKSKIHRGTVTDANLDYEGSVAIDEALMEAAGIYEFEQVQIYNIKNGNRLTTYAIKGERGSGVISINGAAAHLADRGDLVIIASYSVLEDEEARKHSPVLVYVDADNSIKKVAAELSAHRL comes from the coding sequence ATGCAGCGTGTCATGCTAAAAAGCAAGATACACAGGGGCACCGTCACAGACGCAAACCTCGACTATGAAGGTTCTGTGGCGATAGACGAGGCCCTTATGGAGGCCGCCGGCATATACGAGTTCGAGCAGGTCCAGATATACAATATCAAAAACGGCAACCGCCTCACCACCTATGCCATAAAGGGCGAGAGGGGGAGCGGGGTGATATCCATCAACGGCGCGGCCGCGCACCTGGCCGACAGGGGCGACCTGGTCATCATCGCGAGCTACTCGGTCCTCGAAGATGAGGAGGCGAGAAAGCACTCGCCTGTCCTCGTTTACGTGGACGCCGATAACTCGATAAAGAAGGTGGCCGCGGAGCTTTCGGCGCATCGCCTATGA
- a CDS encoding 3-methyl-2-oxobutanoate hydroxymethyltransferase — protein sequence MKKITAAEIVKMKEEGRKVPVLTAYDFATARVLDEAGVPVLLVGDSAGMVEAGYETTLPVTVDEIIYHTRAVVRGRVNALVVSDMPFGSYQTSTDDARRNAARMVKEGGAEAVKLEGGRRTAGAIRAIVDMDVPVMGHVGLTPQSVHRMGGYRVQGRTKTEAELIIEDALAIEEAGAFSIVLEGIPASLAKEITGRLSIPTIGIGAGAHCDGQVLVVNDMLGLTSGQRVPKFVKRYADLRNLIFLAATEYIKDVAEGTFPSKEHSY from the coding sequence ATGAAGAAGATCACAGCCGCGGAAATAGTGAAGATGAAGGAGGAGGGGAGGAAGGTCCCGGTATTGACGGCCTATGACTTCGCTACGGCGAGGGTATTGGACGAGGCCGGGGTCCCGGTCCTTCTCGTCGGCGATTCAGCCGGCATGGTCGAGGCCGGCTACGAGACGACCCTTCCGGTCACGGTAGACGAGATAATCTATCATACCAGGGCCGTGGTCCGTGGCAGGGTGAACGCGCTTGTCGTGAGCGACATGCCCTTTGGCTCGTACCAGACATCTACAGACGACGCCCGGAGGAATGCCGCGAGGATGGTAAAGGAAGGCGGCGCCGAGGCCGTGAAGCTCGAGGGCGGGAGGCGGACCGCCGGGGCGATAAGGGCGATAGTCGATATGGACGTGCCTGTAATGGGGCACGTAGGGCTTACCCCCCAGTCTGTCCACAGGATGGGGGGCTACAGGGTGCAGGGCAGGACAAAGACGGAGGCCGAGCTTATAATCGAGGACGCGCTCGCCATAGAAGAGGCCGGGGCCTTCTCGATAGTATTGGAGGGCATCCCGGCGAGCCTGGCGAAGGAGATAACCGGGAGGCTTTCCATACCGACGATAGGCATAGGGGCCGGGGCGCACTGCGACGGGCAGGTGCTCGTGGTAAACGACATGCTTGGGCTTACATCCGGGCAGAGGGTCCCCAAGTTCGTCAAGAGGTACGCTGACCTCCGAAACCTCATCTTCCTCGCTGCCACCGAATATATAAAGGACGTCGCAGAGGGCACTTTTCCTTCAAAGGAGCATTCGTATTAG